TTATTTTATCAATTATATATCATATTATTGCAAATAAAAAAGTTAATATGAGCAATCTGAAAAATTTTTACAGAGAAATACCCCCTCTTTCTTCGGGAGACAGTTTTTTGGTTTTTGACAGAGTCAAAGATAATTTTGACTTTCCAGTTCACTATCATCCTGAATTTGAGATCAATTTCATTCAAAATGGTAAAGGAGTGAAGCGTGTTGTGGGTGATAATATTGAAGAAATTGAAGATATTGAGCTGGTACTAATAGGACCTAATTTATATCATGGATGGGAACTTAATAGATGTAAAAACAATCAAATTCATGAAATTACGATTCAGTTTCATAATGATTTATTTGATGACACCTTGTTGTCTAGACGTATAATGAATCCTATTAAGGATATGTTTAATCGCTCAATTCATGGTATTTTATTTTCTAGAAAAACTGCTGAAGAGCTTGCTTCTCGTCTTGTTAAAATCTCAAAACTGGATGGTATAGATTATTTTTTAGAGATCATTTCAATTTTATATGACTTAGCTAACTCTAGGAATCAGAGGCTTTTATCTACTTTTACTGTTGATCATGATACGTTTGAAGATTATGATAAAATGAAATTGGTTTATGAATATGTGCAAAATAATTTTGCCGAAAAAATAACTTTGGATGAGGTTTCCAGTGTGGCGAGCATGTCGAGTATTTCATTTAATCGATTTATAAAAAAGAGGACTGGTAAAACTTTTGTCAATTATATAAATGATATTAGAATTGGGTATGCTGCAAGATGGCTAGTTGAAAAGGATCTGAGTATATCTGAAGTTGCATTCAAATCTGGGTTTAATAATATTGCTAATTTTAATAGAAGTTTTAAGACTATTAAAAAATGTACTCCAAGTCAGTATAGAGAAGATTTTTCGGGGTTAAAAAGAATTTTATAACATTTTTTCTTAATTGATTCTATTTGTTTTCACTGTACTTTAGAACCTTTTTTGC
The Flavobacterium sp. WC2421 genome window above contains:
- a CDS encoding AraC family transcriptional regulator; the protein is MSNLKNFYREIPPLSSGDSFLVFDRVKDNFDFPVHYHPEFEINFIQNGKGVKRVVGDNIEEIEDIELVLIGPNLYHGWELNRCKNNQIHEITIQFHNDLFDDTLLSRRIMNPIKDMFNRSIHGILFSRKTAEELASRLVKISKLDGIDYFLEIISILYDLANSRNQRLLSTFTVDHDTFEDYDKMKLVYEYVQNNFAEKITLDEVSSVASMSSISFNRFIKKRTGKTFVNYINDIRIGYAARWLVEKDLSISEVAFKSGFNNIANFNRSFKTIKKCTPSQYREDFSGLKRIL